One segment of Mycolicibacterium sp. YH-1 DNA contains the following:
- a CDS encoding aldehyde dehydrogenase family protein: protein MTETTLAAEDLVIRRDPRTGEQIDQFHPGRGVEVDAAFADATAAFLQWSRTTPGQRQEALLRVADDMEALADEFVAAECRDTGKLPEVFRAEELTPIIDQMRFFAGAARTLEGRAAGEYVEGHTSMIRREPVGVVAAIAPWNYPLMTAVWKLAPALAAGNTVVFKPDAATPSSAQLLERICVRHLPRGAVRLVCGDRVTGELVASHPDAAMVALTGSVEAGVAVARSAAADLRSTHLELGGNAPVLVFEDADIDACAALISGAAYYNAGQDCTAPSRVLAHHSVAEKLTAALVREARALLTGDADDPSHGRSPLISESQCGRVAGLVQRLGEHAEILTGGVAESRPGFFFEPTVISGVRQGDEIVQEEIFGPVLTIQSFDTETEALELANGVRQGLAAGVWTRDVGRAFRVTTALDFGVTWVNTHVTTAAEMPHGGFKSTGGAQDLSIYGLEAYTRIKHVLMAWS, encoded by the coding sequence ATGACCGAAACCACTTTGGCTGCTGAAGATCTCGTTATCCGGCGCGACCCGCGCACGGGTGAACAGATTGACCAGTTCCATCCCGGTCGCGGGGTCGAGGTAGATGCGGCGTTCGCCGACGCCACGGCGGCGTTCCTTCAGTGGAGTCGCACGACGCCCGGTCAGCGGCAGGAGGCGTTGTTGCGCGTAGCGGATGACATGGAGGCACTGGCCGACGAGTTCGTCGCCGCTGAATGTCGCGACACGGGTAAGTTGCCCGAGGTGTTCCGCGCGGAGGAACTGACGCCGATCATCGACCAGATGCGGTTCTTCGCCGGTGCAGCACGCACACTCGAGGGACGCGCGGCAGGCGAGTACGTCGAAGGTCACACTTCGATGATCAGGCGCGAGCCCGTCGGAGTGGTCGCAGCTATCGCACCATGGAATTACCCACTCATGACGGCGGTGTGGAAGTTGGCTCCGGCGCTGGCGGCGGGGAACACCGTGGTCTTCAAACCGGATGCTGCCACACCGTCGAGTGCCCAACTCCTGGAACGTATCTGCGTCAGACACCTGCCGCGCGGAGCTGTCCGCCTGGTGTGCGGTGACCGAGTCACCGGTGAACTGGTGGCATCGCACCCCGACGCTGCAATGGTTGCATTGACGGGGTCGGTGGAGGCTGGTGTCGCGGTGGCCAGGAGCGCCGCCGCAGACCTGCGAAGCACCCACCTGGAGCTCGGTGGCAACGCGCCGGTCCTGGTGTTCGAGGATGCTGACATCGACGCGTGTGCGGCACTAATCAGCGGCGCGGCCTACTACAACGCCGGGCAGGACTGCACCGCGCCGTCGCGGGTCCTCGCTCACCACTCAGTAGCCGAGAAGCTCACCGCGGCGCTGGTTCGCGAGGCCCGCGCCCTCCTCACCGGTGACGCCGACGACCCGAGCCACGGCCGCAGCCCCTTGATAAGTGAGTCTCAGTGCGGCCGTGTCGCCGGACTCGTTCAGAGGCTCGGGGAACACGCGGAGATCCTCACCGGCGGTGTGGCGGAATCTCGTCCGGGTTTCTTCTTCGAACCCACAGTCATCTCCGGAGTCAGGCAAGGCGACGAGATTGTGCAGGAGGAGATCTTCGGCCCAGTCCTCACGATCCAGAGCTTCGACACCGAGACCGAAGCGCTCGAGTTGGCCAACGGAGTCCGGCAGGGATTGGCCGCGGGCGTGTGGACTCGCGACGTTGGGCGCGCTTTCAGAGTCACCACTGCGCTCGACTTCGGCGTGACATGGGTGAACACCCATGTCACAACCGCAGCCGAGATGCCGCACGGCGGCTTCAAGAGCACCGGTGGTGCACAGGACCTCTCGATCTACGGGTTGGAGGCGTACACCCGGATCAAGCACGTGCTGATGGCCTGGAGCTGA
- a CDS encoding GMC family oxidoreductase: MTAHHSGSAEFLVVGGGTAGCVVAARLLSAGHQVTLLEAGPDHGTLAAGNWPADLLDAAALPVQTHDWGYSGVGAGGQPLAFERAKVMGGCSSHNGCTQTVGWAGDYDGWAADSCPGWDAASLREDFDRAGATLRLRQYSEDEIQPFHRGFIGLCVEAGLPYRHDLHQLDGRRGVGCAPVNSLDGVRFNTSFAYLDDLRSHPRLTVVDRATVDTLIVEGSAVRGARYLREGRVLTIRVDHVVLCAGAFGSPEILLRTGIGPADHLSGLGIPVLLDRPGVGSNLHEHPTVQLEYAATAGLADALTEFASTQWLPEEQTIAKLTSPFSDGPFDLHVYPWVEPDRTIESGWRVVFPISQLRPRSRGSVRLRSADPMVRAVIDPGFLTDPEGADIGSLRFGLEWVMTHVVAKMTGRILERPLHDLAEHRDVDAWIRGHHTHYWHPAGSCRMGSSADPMSVVRHDGGVIGLDGLAVADASIFPTIPRATPALPTVVVAERVSRFLLGEALAVTA; the protein is encoded by the coding sequence ATGACTGCGCACCACAGCGGATCTGCCGAGTTCCTTGTTGTCGGCGGCGGAACGGCGGGCTGTGTCGTCGCGGCACGCTTGCTCAGTGCCGGGCATCAGGTGACACTGCTCGAGGCGGGCCCCGACCACGGGACGTTGGCGGCGGGCAACTGGCCGGCCGACCTGCTGGACGCGGCAGCCTTGCCGGTGCAGACCCATGACTGGGGGTATAGCGGCGTGGGGGCAGGGGGACAGCCGCTGGCCTTCGAGCGGGCCAAGGTGATGGGCGGTTGCTCGTCCCACAACGGCTGCACGCAAACCGTTGGGTGGGCCGGTGATTACGACGGATGGGCAGCCGACTCGTGCCCGGGTTGGGATGCCGCGAGCCTGCGGGAGGACTTCGACCGTGCCGGTGCGACGCTGCGGCTGCGCCAGTACTCCGAGGACGAGATCCAGCCATTTCATCGAGGTTTCATTGGCCTATGCGTCGAGGCGGGTCTGCCGTATCGGCACGACCTACATCAACTCGACGGACGACGGGGCGTGGGGTGCGCCCCGGTCAACAGCCTGGATGGGGTGCGCTTCAACACCTCGTTCGCCTATCTCGACGATCTGCGCTCGCACCCGCGGCTGACGGTCGTCGACCGCGCCACGGTCGACACCCTGATCGTTGAGGGTAGCGCGGTCAGAGGCGCCCGCTACCTTCGAGAAGGGCGCGTGCTCACCATTCGCGTGGATCATGTGGTGCTGTGCGCGGGTGCCTTCGGGTCACCGGAGATCCTGCTGCGCACGGGAATCGGTCCAGCCGATCATCTGTCCGGGCTCGGCATACCTGTGCTGCTGGACCGGCCTGGCGTGGGTTCGAACCTGCACGAACACCCAACCGTGCAGCTTGAGTACGCGGCTACTGCCGGCCTGGCGGATGCGCTGACCGAGTTCGCCTCGACGCAATGGCTTCCCGAGGAACAGACGATCGCCAAGTTGACGTCGCCGTTCTCGGACGGACCGTTCGACCTCCACGTCTACCCATGGGTCGAACCTGATCGCACCATCGAAAGTGGCTGGCGTGTGGTGTTTCCCATAAGTCAGCTGCGTCCGCGCTCTCGGGGTTCTGTGCGGCTGCGGAGCGCTGACCCGATGGTACGGGCGGTGATCGATCCCGGCTTCCTGACCGACCCAGAGGGGGCGGACATCGGCTCGCTGCGGTTCGGGTTGGAGTGGGTGATGACGCACGTCGTGGCGAAGATGACGGGTCGGATCCTGGAGCGCCCATTGCACGATCTTGCCGAGCACCGGGACGTCGATGCGTGGATCCGTGGCCACCACACGCATTACTGGCATCCGGCTGGCTCTTGCCGGATGGGGTCATCTGCTGACCCGATGAGTGTGGTGCGCCACGACGGTGGCGTGATCGGTTTGGACGGGCTCGCCGTCGCCGATGCGTCGATCTTTCCGACCATTCCGCGCGCCACACCAGCACTACCCACTGTAGTTGTGGCCGAGCGAGTTTCTCGATTTCTCCTCGGTGAGGCATTGGCGGTGACCGCATGA
- a CDS encoding carbon-nitrogen hydrolase family protein, with product MIAAHFQGPESGGEVTDHLNSIAAAARDAAAAGARILITPEMSVTGYDIGAAVAKRAERADGPIFVAIAELARQHGLAVVYGFAERVDDVIYNAVSVVDAEGRRIGHYRKTHLFGDLDRSQFAAGSVPVVQFAIGDLLCGLLICYDVEFPEAVRAHADNGTQWLIVPTGLMDPYGFVADTVIPARAYENQMFVSYVNRCGRERELVYAGRSCVYAPDGGELARADRTQRLLVCDLDSARLHRSRRVNTHLDDRRRNLYVASSQATGR from the coding sequence ATGATCGCCGCACACTTCCAAGGACCCGAATCGGGCGGCGAGGTAACCGATCACCTCAACTCGATCGCTGCCGCGGCACGCGACGCGGCGGCCGCTGGCGCACGCATACTGATCACCCCAGAGATGTCGGTGACCGGGTACGACATTGGTGCCGCCGTCGCGAAACGAGCTGAGCGTGCCGACGGGCCGATCTTCGTTGCCATTGCCGAACTGGCTCGGCAGCACGGGCTTGCGGTGGTCTACGGTTTTGCGGAGCGTGTCGACGACGTGATCTACAACGCCGTCTCCGTCGTGGACGCCGAGGGTCGGCGGATCGGCCACTACCGCAAAACCCACTTGTTCGGCGACCTCGATCGGTCTCAGTTCGCGGCTGGCAGTGTTCCCGTTGTCCAGTTCGCGATCGGCGATCTCCTGTGCGGCTTACTCATCTGCTACGACGTCGAGTTCCCGGAAGCGGTCCGCGCTCACGCCGACAACGGTACCCAGTGGCTCATCGTGCCCACCGGTCTGATGGACCCGTACGGCTTCGTCGCCGACACGGTGATCCCGGCACGAGCCTACGAGAACCAGATGTTCGTCAGCTACGTCAACCGATGCGGCCGGGAGCGCGAACTCGTCTACGCAGGACGCAGTTGCGTCTATGCGCCCGACGGTGGCGAACTGGCGCGGGCCGATCGTACCCAACGGCTCCTGGTCTGTGATCTGGACAGTGCGAGGCTGCACCGGTCCAGGCGTGTCAACACTCACCTCGACGACCGTCGCCGCAACCTCTATGTAGCCAGCTCGCAGGCGACCGGGCGTTAG